From the genome of Helicoverpa zea isolate HzStark_Cry1AcR chromosome 1, ilHelZeax1.1, whole genome shotgun sequence, one region includes:
- the LOC124632362 gene encoding protein FAM8A1 has product MSESERLVQNGIGPAVGAERGGEGDAPPVVSEREAYFQALRLWIQQAQMYQNLSTCFPYYMMTFQGLQNNATNVPLLNNNYQFQVPFQVPNPPRNAPETQPQVETLTPAEVIARHGGYEYVIPPLHKRLVAEFIDFMLLFIVKLIVTFMAVDMFELIDLEKFDFYKFSEHYDDYKYAMELTSEILFLEVIYRILVCIFEAFCLSSSVGRTGGATPGKALLGIRIVTASAVIPVEGRPRETVLLYPGRTLSFTVALVRSLMKNFLISLLFPLCVVLFVFRHNRTGYDLLCGVIVVEENMFPPRRHAP; this is encoded by the exons ATGTCGGAGTCGGAGAGACTTGTGCAAAACGGAATAGGCCCTGCTGTAGGTGCTGAACGCGGAGGAGAAGGCGATGCGCCACCGGTTGTGTCTGAACGAGAAGCGTATTTTCAAGCTCTTCGACTATGGATTCAGCAAGCTCAGATGTATCAGAATCTATCTACGTGTTTTCCTTACTATATGATGACATTCCAAGGGTTGCAGAACAATGCTACAAATGTTCCGCTATTGAATAACAACTATCAGTTTCAAGTGCCTTTCCAGGTGCCCAACCCTCCTCGGAACGCTCCCGAAACTCAACCTCAGGTTGAAACTCTTACGCCCGCTGAAG TGATAGCCCGTCACGGTGGCTACGAGTATGTGATCCCGCCGCTCCACAAGCGGCTTGTTGCCGAGTTCATTGATTTCATGCTCCTGTTTATTGTCAAACTCATTGTGACATTCATGGCTGTGGATATGTTTGAATTGAT TGATCTGGAGAAGTTTGATTTCTACAAGTTCAGTGAACATTATGATGACTACAAGTACGCGATGGAGCTGACATCAGAGATTCTGTTTCTTGAAGTTATCTACAGAATACTTGTATGCATTTTTGAG GCTTTCTGCTTATCCAGCAGCGTCGGACGAACCGGAGGCGCTACGCCCGGCAAAGCATTACTTGGCATCCGCATAGTAACAGCTTCAGCTGTCATACCAGTCGAGGGCAGACCTCGGGAAACTGTCCTGCTATACCCTGGCCGAACTCTCTCCTTCACTGTGGCTCTAGTAAGATCTTTGATGAAGAATTTCCTCATATCTTTACTGTTCCCTCTATGCGTTGTCCTCTTTGTCTTTCGTCATAACCGCACGGGCTACGATCTCCTTTGCGGAGTTATTGTTGTAGAGGAAAACATGTTTCCCCCGAGACGACACGCTCCTTGA